One part of the Terriglobales bacterium genome encodes these proteins:
- a CDS encoding DUF6632 domain-containing protein, which translates to MAASNDKALRAALVLVGLIFVFGIYPLMQVWPAGWRWIPNQPEYEQMILGIYATLGVFLLLASRAPRKHLSLIWFTVWSSVVHGGIMAWHAFQHVEERGHLWGDVAALFLVAILLGALTPRGAAAQG; encoded by the coding sequence ATGGCCGCTTCCAACGACAAGGCTCTGCGCGCGGCGCTGGTGCTGGTGGGGTTGATCTTCGTCTTCGGCATCTACCCGCTGATGCAGGTGTGGCCGGCGGGCTGGCGCTGGATCCCCAATCAGCCCGAGTACGAGCAGATGATCCTGGGCATCTACGCCACCCTGGGGGTCTTCCTGCTGCTGGCGTCGCGCGCTCCCCGCAAGCACCTCAGCCTGATCTGGTTCACGGTGTGGTCGAGCGTGGTGCACGGCGGCATCATGGCCTGGCACGCCTTCCAGCACGTGGAGGAGCGCGGCCACCTGTGGGGCGACGTCGCCGCCCTCTTCCTGGTGGCCATCCTGCTGGGCGCGCTCACCCCGCGCGGCGCCGCCGCGCAGGGCTAG